One stretch of Natronobacterium gregoryi SP2 DNA includes these proteins:
- a CDS encoding acyl-CoA thioesterase, with product MPTVLETYIENRFRVQPNHANNNDTLHGGNLMKWLDEVAAMSAMRFAGETCVTAQVNELDFEQPIGIGDTALIEAYVYDSGRTSVHVALRAWREEPRSGEAEKTTESSFTFVAIDEDGAPVPVPDLTVESEEGKRLRERALEAEY from the coding sequence ATGCCGACTGTCCTCGAGACGTACATCGAGAACCGGTTTCGCGTCCAGCCAAACCACGCGAACAACAACGACACGCTCCACGGCGGCAACCTCATGAAGTGGCTCGACGAGGTCGCCGCGATGTCGGCGATGCGCTTTGCCGGCGAGACCTGTGTCACCGCGCAGGTGAACGAACTCGACTTCGAGCAACCGATTGGGATCGGTGACACCGCGCTGATAGAGGCATACGTCTACGATTCCGGCCGGACCAGCGTTCACGTCGCCTTGCGAGCGTGGCGCGAGGAACCGCGCAGCGGCGAGGCCGAAAAGACCACCGAATCGTCGTTCACCTTCGTCGCGATCGACGAGGACGGAGCGCCCGTACCAGTCCCCGACCTGACCGTCGAGAGCGAGGAAGGCAAGCGGTTGCGCGAGCGAGCACTCGAGGCGGAGTACTGA